From the genome of Orcinus orca chromosome 5, mOrcOrc1.1, whole genome shotgun sequence, one region includes:
- the EIF4G1 gene encoding eukaryotic translation initiation factor 4 gamma 1 isoform X10: protein MWLGSDPATVLPFRVPPAPQAGAYYPAQGVQQFPTGVAPPPVLMNQPPQIAPKRERKTIRIRDPNQGGKDITEEIMSGARTASTPTPPQTGGGLEPQANGETPQVAVVVRPDDRSQGAIIGERPGLPGPEHSPSESQPSSPSPTPSPPPVLEPGSEPNLTVLPIPGDTMTTGMIQTSVEESTPMPPETGEPYCLSPEPTPLAEPILEVEVTLSKPVPESEFSSSPLQVPTPLASHKVEILPEPNGTVLSENLEPELESSPELAPLPPPACPFESPMPIAPTAQPEELLNGAPSPPAVDLSPVSEPEEQAKEATASVAPPTILSATPAVAPPAASPAQEEDMEEEEEEEEEGEAEGEKGGEEPLPLESTPVPAHLSQNLEVASATQVAVSVPKRRRKIKELNKKEAVGDLLDAFKEVNPGIPEVENQPPVGNNPSPEPEGSSVPPRPEEADETWDSKEDKIQNAENIQPGEQKYEYKSDQWKPLNLEEKKRYDREFLLGFQFIFASMQKPEGLPHISDVVLDKANKTPLRPLDPARLPGINCGPDFTPSFANLGRPALSSRGPPRGGPGGELPRGPQAGLGPRRSQQGPRKEPRKIIATVSMTEDIKLNKAEKAWKPSSKRTVTDKDRGEEDTDGSKTQDLFRRVRSILNKLTPQMFQQLMKQVTQLAIDTEERLKGVIDLIFEKAISEPNFSVAYANMCRCLMALKVPTTEKPTVTVNFRKLLLNRCQKEFEKDKDDDEVFEKKQKEMDEAATAEERGRLKEELEEARDIARRRSLGNIKFIGELFKLKMLTEAIMHDCVVKLLKNHDEESLECLCRLLTTIGKDLDFEKAKPRMDQYFNQMEKIIKEKKTSSRIRFMLQDVLDLRRSNWVPRRGDQGPKTIDQIHKEAEMEEHREHIKVQQLMAKGGDKRRGGPPGPPISRGLPLVDDGGWNTVPISKGSRPIDTSRLTKITKPGSIDSNNQLFAPGGRLSWGKGSSGGSGAKPSDAASEAARPATSTLNRFSALQQAVPTESTDNRRVVQRSSLSRERGEKAGDRGDRLERSERGGDRGDRLDRARTPATKRSFSKEVEERSRERPSQPEGLRKAASLTEDRDRGRDAVKREAALPPASPPKAALSEEELEKKSRAIIEEYLHLNDMKEAVQCVQELASPSLLFIFVRHGIESTLERSAIAREHMGRLLHQLLCAGHLSTAQYYQGLYEILELAEDMEIDIPHVWLYLAELVTPILHEGGVPMGELFREITKPLRPLGKAASLLLEILGLLCKSMGPKKVGTLWREAGLSWKEFLPEGQDVGAFVTAQKVEYTLGEESEAPGQRLLSSDELSKQLEKLLKEGSTNQRVFDWIEANVNEQQVASNTLVRALMTTVCYSAIISETPLRVDVAVLKARAKLLQKYLCDEQKELQALYALQALVVTLEQPPNLLRMFFDALYDEDVVKEDAFYSWESSKDPAEQQGKGVALKSVTAFFKWLREAEEEESDHN from the exons ATGTGGTTGGGCTCTGACCCTGCCACTGTTCTTCCTTTCCGTGTCCCTCCCGCCCCCCAAGCTGGCGCCTACTACCCAGCCCAGGGTGTGCAGCAATTTCCCACTGGTGTGGCTCCCCCGCCGGTTTTGATGAACCAGCCACCCCAGATTGCTCCCAAGAGGGAGCGGAAGACG atccGAATTCGAGACCCAAACCAAGGAGGGAAGGATATCACGGAGGAGATCATGTCTGGGGCCCGCACTGCCTccacacccacccctccccag ACGGGAGGTGGTCTGGAGCCTCAGGCTAATGGGGAGACACCCCAGGTTGCTGTTGTTGTCCGGCCAG ATGACCGGTCGCAGGGAGCAATCATTGGGGAGCGGCCAGGGCtgcctggcccagagcacagCCCTTCAGAATCCCAGCCTTCATCACCTTCTCCGACCCCATCACCACCCCCAGTCTTGGAACCGGGGTCTGAGCCTAATCTCACAGTCCTCCCTATTCCTGGGGACACTATGACAACGGGGATGATACAAACATCTGTAGAAGAATCAACCCCCATGCCCCCTGAAACTGGGGAGCCATATTGCCTCTCTCCAGAACCCACTCCCCTCGCTGAACCCATACTGGAAGTAGAAGTGACACTTAGCAAACCAGTTCCAGAATCTGAGTTCTCTTCCAGTCCTCTCCAGGTTCCCACCCCCCTGGCATCTCACAAGGTGGAAATTCTTCCTGAGCCTAATGGCACAGTCCTATCTGAGAATTTGGAACCAGAGTTGGAGTCGAGCCCGGAGcttgcccctctccctcccccggcTTGTCCCTTTGAATCCCCCATGCCCATTGCTCCAACTGCCCAACCTGAGGAGCTGCTCAACGGAGCCCCCTCGCCACCAGCTGTGGACTTAAGCCCCGTCAGTGAACCAGAGGAGCAGGCCAAGGAGGCTACAGCATCGGTGGCTCCCCCCACCATCCTTTCTGCCACTCCAGCTGTGGCTCCTCCAGCTGCTTCCCCTGCTCAGGAGGAGGacatggaggaagaggaagaagaggaagaggaaggagaagctgagggtgagaagggaggagaggaaccGCTCCCCCTAGAGAGCACCCCTGTCCCAGCCCACCTGTCCCAGAATTTGGAGGTGGCATCAGCCACCCAAG TGGCAGTATCTGTGCCAAAGAGGAGACGGAAAATTAAGGAGCTCAATAAGAAGGAGGCTGTAGGAGACCTTCTAGATGCCTTCAAGGAG GTGAACCCAGGAATACCAGAGGTAGAAAATCAGCCTCCTGTAGGCAACAATCCCAGCCCAGAGCCTGAGGGCAGCAGTGTGCCCCCGCGACCTGAGGAAGCAGACGAGACCTGGGACTCAAAGGAAGACAAGATTCAAAATGCTGAGAACATCCAGCCGGGGGAACAGAAGTATGAATATAAGTCAG ATCAGTGGAAGCCTCTAAACCTTGAGGAGAAAAAGCGTTATGACCGTGAGTTCCTGCTTGGCTTTCAGTTCATCTTTGCCAGTATGCAGAAGCCAGAGGGATTGCCCCATATCAGTGATGTGGTGTTGGATAAG GCCAATAAAACACCATTGCGGCCACTGGATCCCGCCAGACTTCCAGGCATAAATTGTGGCCCAGACTTCACTCCGTCCTTTGCCAACCTTGGCCGACCAGCCCTTAGCAGCCGTGGGCCCCCGAGGGGTGGGCCAGGTGGGGAGCTGCCCCGAGGGCCG CAGGCTGGTCTGGGACCCCGGCGATCTCAGCAGGGCCCCCGAAAGGAACCACGCAAGATCATTGCCACGGTGTCAATGACTGAAGATATAAAGCTGAACAAAGCAGAGAAGGCCTGGAAACCCAGTAGCAAGCGGACAGTGACTGATAAGgaccgaggggaggaggacacTGATGGCAGCAAAACCCAG gaCCTGTTCCGCAGGGTGCGCTCCATCCTGAATAAGCTGACACCCCAGATGTTCCAGCAGCTTATGAAGCAGGTGACGCAGCTAGCCATCGACACCGAGGAACGCCTCAAAGGGGTCATTGACCTCATCTTCGAGAAGGCCATTTCAGAACCCAACTTCTCTGTGGCCTATGCCAACATGTGCCGCTGCCTCATGGCG CTGAAAGTGCCCACTACAGAAAAGCCAACAGTGACTGTGAACTTCAGAAAACTGTTGTTAAATCGATGTcagaaagagtttgaaaaagacaaagatgatgATGAGGTTTTTGAGAAGAAGCAAAAAGAGATGGATGAAGCTGCCACG GCAGAGGAACGGGGACGCCTGAAGGAAGAGCTGGAAGAGGCTCGAGACATAGCCCGGCGGCGCTCTTTAGGGAATATCAAGTTTATCGGGGAGTTGTTCAAGCTGAAGATGTTAACAGAGGCGATCATGCACGACTGTGTGGTTAAACTACTTAAGAACCATGATGAAGAGTCCCTCGAATGCCTTTGCCGTCTGCTCACCACCATTGGCAAAGACCTGGACTTTGAAAAGGCCAAG CCCCGGATGGATCAGTATTTCAACCAGATGGAAAAAATCATTAAGGAAAAGAAGACTTCATCCCGAATCCGCTTTATGCTGCAAGACGTGCTGGATCTGCGACGG AGCAATTGGGTGCCGCGTCGAGGGGACCAGGGTCCCAAGACGATTGACCAAATCCACAAGGAAGCTGAGATGGAGGAGCATCGGGAGCACATAAAAGTGCAGCAGTTAATGGCCAAGGGCGGCGACAAGCGTCGGGGTGGTCCTCCAGGCCCACCCATCA GCCGTGGCCTTCCACTTGTGGATGATGGTGGCTGGAACACAGTGCCCATCAGCAAGGGCAGCCGCCCTATTGACACCTCACGACTCACTAAGATCACgaag cCTGGCTCCATTGATTCTAACAACCAGCTGTTTGCACCTGGAGGGCGATTGAGCTGGGGCAAGGGTAGCAGTGGAGGCTCAGGAGCCAAGCCCTCCGATGCAG CATCAGAAGCTGCTCGTCCAGCTACTAGTACTTTGAATCGCTTCTCAGCCCTTCAACAAGCAGTACCTACAGAAAGCACAGATAACAGACGTGTGGTACAGAG GAGTAGCTTGAGCCGGGAACGAGGTGAGAAAGCTGGGGACCGGGGAGACCGCCTAGAGCGGAGTGAACGGGGAGGTGACCGTGGTGACCGGCTTGATCGCGCACGGACACCTGCCACCAAGCGGAGCTTCAGCAAGGAAGTGGAGGAGCGGAGTAGAGAGCGGCCCTCTCAGCCTGAGGGACTGCGCAAGGCAGCTAGCCTCACGGAGGATCGGGACCGCGGGCGGGATGCTG TGAAGCGAGAAGCCGCCCTGCCCCCTGCGAGTCCTCCGAAGGCTGCGCTCTCTGAAGAGGAGCTGGAGAAGAAATCCAGGGCCATCATTGAGGAATACCTCCATCTCAATGACATGAAG GAGGCGGTTCAGTGTGTGCAGGAGCTGGCCTCGCCCTCGCTGCTCTTCATCTTTGTGCGGCACGGCATCGAGTCCACACTGGAGCGCAGCGCCATTGCCCGTGAGCACATGGGGCGACTGCTGCACCAGCTGCTCTGTGCCGGGCACCTCTCCACTGCTCAGTACTACCAAGG GCTCTATGAAATCCTGGAATTGGCTGAAGACATGGAAATTGACATCCCTCATGTGTGGCTCTACCTAGCAGAACTGGTAACGCCCATTCTGCATGAAGGTGGGGTGCCCATGGGGGAGCTGTTCAG GGAGATTACAAAACCTCTGAGACCCCTGGGCAAAGCTGCTTCCCTGTTGCTGGAGATCCTGGGGCTCCTATGCAAAAGCATG GGTCCCAAGAAGGTGGGGACGCTGTGGCGAGAGGCTGGACTCAGCTGGAAGGAATTTTTACCTGAAGGCCAGGATGTCGGTGCCTTTGTCACTGCGCAG AAGGTGGAGTATACCTTGGGAGAGGAGTCAGAAGCCCCTGGCCAGAGGTTGCTGTCCTCTGATGAGCTGAGCAAGCAGCTGGAGAAGCTGCTAAAGGAGGGCAGCACTAACCAGCGGGTGTTTGACTGGATAGAG GCCAACGTGAATGAGCAGCAGGTAGCATCCAACACATTAGTTCGAGCTCTCATGACAACGGTCTGCTATTCTGCAATTATCT CTGAGACTCCTCTCCGAGTGGATGTTGCGGTGCTGAAAGCGCGAGCGAAACTGCTACAGAAGTACCTATGTGACGAGCAGAAGGAGCTGCAGGCGCTCTACGCCCTCCAGGCCCTTGTAGTGACCTTAGAACAGCCCCCCA ACCTGCTTCGGATGTTCTTTGATGCGCTGTACGATGAGGACGTGGTGAAGGAGGACGCCTTCTATAGTTGGGAGAGTAGCAAGGACCCCGCTGAACAGCAGGGCAAGGGTGTGGCCCTTAAATCTGTCACAGCTTTCTTCAAGTGGCTTCGTGAGGCCGAGGAGGAGGAGTCTGACCACAACTGA
- the EIF4G1 gene encoding eukaryotic translation initiation factor 4 gamma 1 isoform X3: protein MNKAPQPTGPPPAPSPGLPQPAFPPGQTAPVVFSTPQATQMNTPSQPRQHFYPSRAQPPSSAASRVQSAAPARPGPAAHVYPAGSQVMMIPSQISYPASQGAYYIPGQGRSTYVVPTQQYPVQPGAPSFYPGASPTEFGTYAGAYYPAQGVQQFPTGVAPPPVLMNQPPQIAPKRERKTIRIRDPNQGGKDITEEIMSGARTASTPTPPQTGGGLEPQANGETPQVAVVVRPDDRSQGAIIGERPGLPGPEHSPSESQPSSPSPTPSPPPVLEPGSEPNLTVLPIPGDTMTTGMIQTSVEESTPMPPETGEPYCLSPEPTPLAEPILEVEVTLSKPVPESEFSSSPLQVPTPLASHKVEILPEPNGTVLSENLEPELESSPELAPLPPPACPFESPMPIAPTAQPEELLNGAPSPPAVDLSPVSEPEEQAKEATASVAPPTILSATPAVAPPAASPAQEEDMEEEEEEEEEGEAEGEKGGEEPLPLESTPVPAHLSQNLEVASATQVAVSVPKRRRKIKELNKKEAVGDLLDAFKEVNPGIPEVENQPPVGNNPSPEPEGSSVPPRPEEADETWDSKEDKIQNAENIQPGEQKYEYKSDQWKPLNLEEKKRYDREFLLGFQFIFASMQKPEGLPHISDVVLDKANKTPLRPLDPARLPGINCGPDFTPSFANLGRPALSSRGPPRGGPGGELPRGPQAGLGPRRSQQGPRKEPRKIIATVSMTEDIKLNKAEKAWKPSSKRTVTDKDRGEEDTDGSKTQDLFRRVRSILNKLTPQMFQQLMKQVTQLAIDTEERLKGVIDLIFEKAISEPNFSVAYANMCRCLMALKVPTTEKPTVTVNFRKLLLNRCQKEFEKDKDDDEVFEKKQKEMDEAATAEERGRLKEELEEARDIARRRSLGNIKFIGELFKLKMLTEAIMHDCVVKLLKNHDEESLECLCRLLTTIGKDLDFEKAKPRMDQYFNQMEKIIKEKKTSSRIRFMLQDVLDLRRSNWVPRRGDQGPKTIDQIHKEAEMEEHREHIKVQQLMAKGGDKRRGGPPGPPISRGLPLVDDGGWNTVPISKGSRPIDTSRLTKITKPGSIDSNNQLFAPGGRLSWGKGSSGGSGAKPSDAASEAARPATSTLNRFSALQQAVPTESTDNRRVVQRSSLSRERGEKAGDRGDRLERSERGGDRGDRLDRARTPATKRSFSKEVEERSRERPSQPEGLRKAASLTEDRDRGRDAVKREAALPPASPPKAALSEEELEKKSRAIIEEYLHLNDMKEAVQCVQELASPSLLFIFVRHGIESTLERSAIAREHMGRLLHQLLCAGHLSTAQYYQGLYEILELAEDMEIDIPHVWLYLAELVTPILHEGGVPMGELFREITKPLRPLGKAASLLLEILGLLCKSMGPKKVGTLWREAGLSWKEFLPEGQDVGAFVTAQKVEYTLGEESEAPGQRLLSSDELSKQLEKLLKEGSTNQRVFDWIEANVNEQQVASNTLVRALMTTVCYSAIISETPLRVDVAVLKARAKLLQKYLCDEQKELQALYALQALVVTLEQPPNLLRMFFDALYDEDVVKEDAFYSWESSKDPAEQQGKGVALKSVTAFFKWLREAEEEESDHN, encoded by the exons ATGAACAAAGCTCCACAGCCCACAggccccccacctgccccatccCCTGGACTCCCACAG CCAGCGTTTCCCCCGGGGCAGACAGCACCGGTGGTGTTCAGTACGCCTCAAGCGACACAAATGAACACGCCTTCTCAGCCCCGCCAG CACTTCTACCCTAGCCGGGCCCAGCCCCCGAGCAGTGCAGCCTCCCGAGTGCAGAgtgcagcccccgcccgccctggcccAGCTGCCCATGTCTACCCTGCTGGATCCCAAGTAATGATGATCCCTTCCCAGATCTCCTACCCAGCCTCCCAGGGGGCCTACTACATCCCCGGACAG GGGCGTTCCACATATGTTGTCCCGACACAGCAGTATCCTGTGCAGCCGGGAGCCCCAAGCTTCTATCCGGGTGCAAGCCCTACAGAGTTTGGGACCTACG CTGGCGCCTACTACCCAGCCCAGGGTGTGCAGCAATTTCCCACTGGTGTGGCTCCCCCGCCGGTTTTGATGAACCAGCCACCCCAGATTGCTCCCAAGAGGGAGCGGAAGACG atccGAATTCGAGACCCAAACCAAGGAGGGAAGGATATCACGGAGGAGATCATGTCTGGGGCCCGCACTGCCTccacacccacccctccccag ACGGGAGGTGGTCTGGAGCCTCAGGCTAATGGGGAGACACCCCAGGTTGCTGTTGTTGTCCGGCCAG ATGACCGGTCGCAGGGAGCAATCATTGGGGAGCGGCCAGGGCtgcctggcccagagcacagCCCTTCAGAATCCCAGCCTTCATCACCTTCTCCGACCCCATCACCACCCCCAGTCTTGGAACCGGGGTCTGAGCCTAATCTCACAGTCCTCCCTATTCCTGGGGACACTATGACAACGGGGATGATACAAACATCTGTAGAAGAATCAACCCCCATGCCCCCTGAAACTGGGGAGCCATATTGCCTCTCTCCAGAACCCACTCCCCTCGCTGAACCCATACTGGAAGTAGAAGTGACACTTAGCAAACCAGTTCCAGAATCTGAGTTCTCTTCCAGTCCTCTCCAGGTTCCCACCCCCCTGGCATCTCACAAGGTGGAAATTCTTCCTGAGCCTAATGGCACAGTCCTATCTGAGAATTTGGAACCAGAGTTGGAGTCGAGCCCGGAGcttgcccctctccctcccccggcTTGTCCCTTTGAATCCCCCATGCCCATTGCTCCAACTGCCCAACCTGAGGAGCTGCTCAACGGAGCCCCCTCGCCACCAGCTGTGGACTTAAGCCCCGTCAGTGAACCAGAGGAGCAGGCCAAGGAGGCTACAGCATCGGTGGCTCCCCCCACCATCCTTTCTGCCACTCCAGCTGTGGCTCCTCCAGCTGCTTCCCCTGCTCAGGAGGAGGacatggaggaagaggaagaagaggaagaggaaggagaagctgagggtgagaagggaggagaggaaccGCTCCCCCTAGAGAGCACCCCTGTCCCAGCCCACCTGTCCCAGAATTTGGAGGTGGCATCAGCCACCCAAG TGGCAGTATCTGTGCCAAAGAGGAGACGGAAAATTAAGGAGCTCAATAAGAAGGAGGCTGTAGGAGACCTTCTAGATGCCTTCAAGGAG GTGAACCCAGGAATACCAGAGGTAGAAAATCAGCCTCCTGTAGGCAACAATCCCAGCCCAGAGCCTGAGGGCAGCAGTGTGCCCCCGCGACCTGAGGAAGCAGACGAGACCTGGGACTCAAAGGAAGACAAGATTCAAAATGCTGAGAACATCCAGCCGGGGGAACAGAAGTATGAATATAAGTCAG ATCAGTGGAAGCCTCTAAACCTTGAGGAGAAAAAGCGTTATGACCGTGAGTTCCTGCTTGGCTTTCAGTTCATCTTTGCCAGTATGCAGAAGCCAGAGGGATTGCCCCATATCAGTGATGTGGTGTTGGATAAG GCCAATAAAACACCATTGCGGCCACTGGATCCCGCCAGACTTCCAGGCATAAATTGTGGCCCAGACTTCACTCCGTCCTTTGCCAACCTTGGCCGACCAGCCCTTAGCAGCCGTGGGCCCCCGAGGGGTGGGCCAGGTGGGGAGCTGCCCCGAGGGCCG CAGGCTGGTCTGGGACCCCGGCGATCTCAGCAGGGCCCCCGAAAGGAACCACGCAAGATCATTGCCACGGTGTCAATGACTGAAGATATAAAGCTGAACAAAGCAGAGAAGGCCTGGAAACCCAGTAGCAAGCGGACAGTGACTGATAAGgaccgaggggaggaggacacTGATGGCAGCAAAACCCAG gaCCTGTTCCGCAGGGTGCGCTCCATCCTGAATAAGCTGACACCCCAGATGTTCCAGCAGCTTATGAAGCAGGTGACGCAGCTAGCCATCGACACCGAGGAACGCCTCAAAGGGGTCATTGACCTCATCTTCGAGAAGGCCATTTCAGAACCCAACTTCTCTGTGGCCTATGCCAACATGTGCCGCTGCCTCATGGCG CTGAAAGTGCCCACTACAGAAAAGCCAACAGTGACTGTGAACTTCAGAAAACTGTTGTTAAATCGATGTcagaaagagtttgaaaaagacaaagatgatgATGAGGTTTTTGAGAAGAAGCAAAAAGAGATGGATGAAGCTGCCACG GCAGAGGAACGGGGACGCCTGAAGGAAGAGCTGGAAGAGGCTCGAGACATAGCCCGGCGGCGCTCTTTAGGGAATATCAAGTTTATCGGGGAGTTGTTCAAGCTGAAGATGTTAACAGAGGCGATCATGCACGACTGTGTGGTTAAACTACTTAAGAACCATGATGAAGAGTCCCTCGAATGCCTTTGCCGTCTGCTCACCACCATTGGCAAAGACCTGGACTTTGAAAAGGCCAAG CCCCGGATGGATCAGTATTTCAACCAGATGGAAAAAATCATTAAGGAAAAGAAGACTTCATCCCGAATCCGCTTTATGCTGCAAGACGTGCTGGATCTGCGACGG AGCAATTGGGTGCCGCGTCGAGGGGACCAGGGTCCCAAGACGATTGACCAAATCCACAAGGAAGCTGAGATGGAGGAGCATCGGGAGCACATAAAAGTGCAGCAGTTAATGGCCAAGGGCGGCGACAAGCGTCGGGGTGGTCCTCCAGGCCCACCCATCA GCCGTGGCCTTCCACTTGTGGATGATGGTGGCTGGAACACAGTGCCCATCAGCAAGGGCAGCCGCCCTATTGACACCTCACGACTCACTAAGATCACgaag cCTGGCTCCATTGATTCTAACAACCAGCTGTTTGCACCTGGAGGGCGATTGAGCTGGGGCAAGGGTAGCAGTGGAGGCTCAGGAGCCAAGCCCTCCGATGCAG CATCAGAAGCTGCTCGTCCAGCTACTAGTACTTTGAATCGCTTCTCAGCCCTTCAACAAGCAGTACCTACAGAAAGCACAGATAACAGACGTGTGGTACAGAG GAGTAGCTTGAGCCGGGAACGAGGTGAGAAAGCTGGGGACCGGGGAGACCGCCTAGAGCGGAGTGAACGGGGAGGTGACCGTGGTGACCGGCTTGATCGCGCACGGACACCTGCCACCAAGCGGAGCTTCAGCAAGGAAGTGGAGGAGCGGAGTAGAGAGCGGCCCTCTCAGCCTGAGGGACTGCGCAAGGCAGCTAGCCTCACGGAGGATCGGGACCGCGGGCGGGATGCTG TGAAGCGAGAAGCCGCCCTGCCCCCTGCGAGTCCTCCGAAGGCTGCGCTCTCTGAAGAGGAGCTGGAGAAGAAATCCAGGGCCATCATTGAGGAATACCTCCATCTCAATGACATGAAG GAGGCGGTTCAGTGTGTGCAGGAGCTGGCCTCGCCCTCGCTGCTCTTCATCTTTGTGCGGCACGGCATCGAGTCCACACTGGAGCGCAGCGCCATTGCCCGTGAGCACATGGGGCGACTGCTGCACCAGCTGCTCTGTGCCGGGCACCTCTCCACTGCTCAGTACTACCAAGG GCTCTATGAAATCCTGGAATTGGCTGAAGACATGGAAATTGACATCCCTCATGTGTGGCTCTACCTAGCAGAACTGGTAACGCCCATTCTGCATGAAGGTGGGGTGCCCATGGGGGAGCTGTTCAG GGAGATTACAAAACCTCTGAGACCCCTGGGCAAAGCTGCTTCCCTGTTGCTGGAGATCCTGGGGCTCCTATGCAAAAGCATG GGTCCCAAGAAGGTGGGGACGCTGTGGCGAGAGGCTGGACTCAGCTGGAAGGAATTTTTACCTGAAGGCCAGGATGTCGGTGCCTTTGTCACTGCGCAG AAGGTGGAGTATACCTTGGGAGAGGAGTCAGAAGCCCCTGGCCAGAGGTTGCTGTCCTCTGATGAGCTGAGCAAGCAGCTGGAGAAGCTGCTAAAGGAGGGCAGCACTAACCAGCGGGTGTTTGACTGGATAGAG GCCAACGTGAATGAGCAGCAGGTAGCATCCAACACATTAGTTCGAGCTCTCATGACAACGGTCTGCTATTCTGCAATTATCT CTGAGACTCCTCTCCGAGTGGATGTTGCGGTGCTGAAAGCGCGAGCGAAACTGCTACAGAAGTACCTATGTGACGAGCAGAAGGAGCTGCAGGCGCTCTACGCCCTCCAGGCCCTTGTAGTGACCTTAGAACAGCCCCCCA ACCTGCTTCGGATGTTCTTTGATGCGCTGTACGATGAGGACGTGGTGAAGGAGGACGCCTTCTATAGTTGGGAGAGTAGCAAGGACCCCGCTGAACAGCAGGGCAAGGGTGTGGCCCTTAAATCTGTCACAGCTTTCTTCAAGTGGCTTCGTGAGGCCGAGGAGGAGGAGTCTGACCACAACTGA